From the genome of Stigmatopora nigra isolate UIUO_SnigA chromosome 2, RoL_Snig_1.1, whole genome shotgun sequence:
ATTACTCAAAACATAGCAATGGATGTGTAAAATGCTGCCAACAAAAGCCAGTAAAACCCCAAGTGAAGGTCTCAAAATTAGCCAAACATTGGGATTTTATTTAGGTAATCTTGTGAGAACAGTTAGAAAATGTTAtcgttttatcgcccagctcaaattacaatgtatgacttcttgGCCAGTAATTTTCTGCAGCTCACCTGACCATCGCTCACAGTAGAGTAGTCGGGAAACACCAGTGGGACATacaaataaatgtgaaatttgCAAAACTTTAAATCTGATTCTCCTTGATTGCGCTCTTTTTGTCCAAGCGTGGCCCTAATACTCCCCTAATACAGTTTTGGTGGTTTCAGCTGGATCCCTCATTAGAGGCCAAAGTGAACATGGAGAAACAGTCGGTCGTTTTGGAGCAAGAGTATGAggtgagaaaaaatattttgttcggACTTGTGGTTTTTGATCAAGTCACTACATTAGTACATTATGAAATTATAATTTCttcaagacaaaataaaaagaaaggatTGCACAAAAATTGTGTGAGACGCCGACACCATATTTTGAGAAGTACTGCAACTTTAAACAACCGtatttattgtatatttattcgagtatagcGTGCCAAATTTTCTAACAAAAAACTGAACCCAAGTTCGGGTGCGCGTTATTCATGAGGGATACACTTTTATGACCAAATTCTGGTGAAAAAATGCCCTCCGCCGATGGAATATGTCCCCTCCACAGCAGTTATAATGGGAGACATAAAACCTctctttgtccgccagatggcgcACAATATCCCTTCTACCAGGTCCCAAAGAAGGGAAATTTATATCCCCGTTCTAATGGGATATAATCGACTTTCTTTTACAAAAGCCAGCCCTCTCCAAATAGCCTTCAACAAGATTATAGgggaggataaaataaaaaaaagttgctccCGAAAAAAGTCAGCCACTCACTCGAGTCCACCCAGGGAGCGCTATCCTTGCTCAAGAAGAAGGGAATCACTGAATCtaatgatgatgaatcagactttgaaaaaaattaaatattatgatgatgaatcagactttaaagaattaaaattgtaaattctatttgagaattgtgttcagactggtagtttgttttaccggGTTTCCGTAACCTAAGTAAAGGTTTCGTCATGGGGATGTGTGTTAAGTaagcatttgccagttaccagtaccGGTGCAATCCctggtgtgagctgagaaaaagtggggcaaaaaatgatacaaatgtTTTGTTATAAATTATGGGTGAcagttatactcgaataaatatggTACTGATATCCCTTTTCTGATTAGTGATTGGAAACAGGTTTTTTGTAAGTTTCGACAAGTCAAATTTAAGGCTTTTCAAGACCACAACATTTAATGCCAGAAACATATATTCAACCTTTTactgtgaaaaatgttttttttaatatatatgctATCAATATTTAGTGCTATCTCTACTTTTTCAATGAAATAGTTTCAGAAGTTTTTTTTAGTAACTTTTTTTCTACcgttttttcacgactataaggcgcaccgcattataaggcgcatcctcaatgaatgacatttttttcatatataaggcgcactgtattataaggtgcactgtattataaggcgcactgtattataaggcgcacagtattataaggcgcactgtattataaggcgcactgtattataaggcgcagtgtattataaggcgcagtgtattataaggcgcactgtattataaggcgcactgtctattttggagaaaatttaagacttaagtgtgccttatagtcgtgaaaatacggtaattgctattgacttccaggtatgaagcactcactacacagtcacctctagagccagccattgttgacgttttggatttttttgtataaaatcttgcagtgggtgaggagctacatgatggaagattttgtaaactaagagggcatctgcatatttaactgtattgtttcagttcaggcgtttgtgtttttttaatatccgacattggtggtttttcgtttttggttttctgtttttttttccatatataaggcgcactggattataaggtgcactgtctattttggagaaaatttaagacttttaagtgcgccttatagtcgtgaaaatacggtaagtagaggcatattttacattgaattagcataatttgttccacgatcttatatattgtgtatatatgcaaaaaaagtaaaaatataagaaaactaTTAAAATTGGAGGTAAAATTGGAGTCTTGCAAAGTAGTAAATTTGCAAAAAGTGAccacgcgataatcgagggattactgtaatgtcTTTAACTGCCTTAGCCGTGAATGAGTTAAGGACTACAAGCAAGGAAATAATACAGAGGTTTAACAATTAGCAATGTTCCTGATTTGCTCCCGTCAATAGAAATCAGGTATATTTTAGATGTGTGCCAAagattgaatttttatttttttttaattttgctgCAAAGCAATAAAATAAGATACATTAAATATATTGAATGAAGCAACCCTGATTGTACCAATAAAGGGTTGAGTTTGTGAAAGGATGTGCGCTGTCTTTAtcacaaatgtttttgtttccgCCTGCATATCCACCATCTTGTTTTGTGGGAACAGAAGATGAAGGAGACCAATTTGGATGAGTGGAGGAACGTCCGTGGCCCCCGGCCATGGGAGGAGTCTCGGCAATACCAGGAGCAGATACGCCGCAACATCACAGCAGAGAACTAACACATATGGAGATATGAGTTTATTTGTTCCTCAACTTAAATCACGTGTCAAAAAGGGTTTTGGGCTTAGATAACTAAACTTCTTACGTCGCAAACAGAAGAAAAGATTGTCTGGTAAATTAAGGGATTAGAGTTAAGTCTCTGAATAGTAAAACTAAATGCGTCTAATCTTtgcaattcccttcttttgttcTCAATACTCTTGAGTTGTTCTGTCAATGCCAGGCTTTTCGCTTGTGCCACCAAACTTTCTTTTCTGCCCATAAATAAGTTCTACTTTGCCGTTTTCcatcttttaaaatatgaaggCATTTCTGGGACACTTCTTGCCTATTGCcatcaattttaattaaaaaaatagcttttaccCTATCTCTCTGTGTTTGTGTACTTTAAGTCCCCTTTGTTCATTTCTCGTTGCGTCCTTTTCAATGACACGGCAGTGGTAGGTGTGCATCTCaggtatgttttgttttgctctttttggTTGATGTTTCTAATTTTGGATTCCCTGCTTTTTTGCCCTGTTTTTAGTTTCTTTAATCTATACACCCACAATACATGAGATGCCATGTCTCAAGAGAATCAAGTTAACATATCAAGATCAGTGtttattgacaaaaacataTTAATTGACATCAGCAAGTGCAATATTGTCAAACCAGGCAGTAAAGACCCTTCTGCTTGGTTAGGACTCAAATAATAGACCCTGCTcactagtgtaaaaaaaatagcagtggTGTGGTTTCAGTCCAAGAACAGTGTAAAAAGTGACATCCAGTGGTCATATTCAACATGGATTAATgaagaaaaggaaaacaaatttcAGTGACTCCAATTTTGCCACATTGCAATGACGTGCACAATATAATGGATTATTCCGTAATCGGAGGCTATTTtacgtctcatctcattttctgaaccgctttatccacactagggtcacggggtgtgctggagcctatcccagctgactttgggctagaggcgggggacaccctgaattggtggccagccaatcgcagggcacaaggagaaaaacaaccattcgtgctcacactcataccttggggcaatttagtctCCAaacggcctaccatgcatgactttggaatgtgggaggaaaccagagtacctgtagaaaaccca
Proteins encoded in this window:
- the cox16 gene encoding cytochrome c oxidase assembly protein COX16 homolog, mitochondrial, yielding MFNLKALQKNKTVRYGVPMLLLVVGGSFGLQQFTQIRYDAQKIRRKLDPSLEAKVNMEKQSVVLEQEYEKMKETNLDEWRNVRGPRPWEESRQYQEQIRRNITAEN